In a genomic window of Rhodovulum sp. P5:
- a CDS encoding glycerophosphodiester phosphodiesterase family protein → MTPLPQAFLTAPIAHRAYHGAGRPENSMAAVRAAIDGGYGIEIDIQPSADGVPMVFHDYGLDRLTGEAGPVSGRRARALQQITLLGGEETIPTLDAVLEEVSGRVPLLIEIKDQDGAMGMDVGPLERAVAAVLSGYDGPVAVMSFNPHAIAEIAEAAPDIPRGLTTCAYEPEHWPTLHGPVREVLRAIPDFDRLGASFISHRWSDLARPRVAELRSAGFAIFCWTVRSAREEAIARSVAHNITFEGYPARHPAPDA, encoded by the coding sequence ATGACACCGCTGCCGCAGGCGTTCCTGACAGCGCCGATTGCCCACCGGGCCTATCATGGGGCCGGGCGGCCCGAGAATTCGATGGCTGCGGTGCGCGCGGCCATCGACGGGGGCTATGGGATCGAGATCGATATCCAGCCCTCTGCCGACGGCGTGCCGATGGTCTTTCACGACTATGGCCTCGACCGGCTGACGGGAGAGGCCGGGCCGGTGTCGGGGCGGCGCGCCAGGGCCTTGCAGCAGATCACCCTGCTGGGCGGGGAGGAGACGATCCCGACGCTCGACGCGGTGCTGGAGGAGGTTTCGGGCCGCGTGCCGCTGCTGATCGAAATCAAGGATCAGGACGGTGCGATGGGCATGGATGTGGGCCCGCTGGAACGGGCGGTGGCCGCGGTGCTGTCGGGCTATGACGGGCCGGTTGCAGTGATGTCCTTCAACCCGCATGCCATCGCGGAGATCGCCGAGGCCGCGCCCGACATTCCGCGCGGGCTGACCACCTGCGCCTATGAGCCGGAGCATTGGCCGACGCTGCACGGCCCGGTGCGCGAGGTTCTTCGCGCAATTCCCGATTTCGACCGGCTGGGCGCCAGTTTCATCTCGCATCGCTGGTCCGATCTTGCCCGGCCCCGCGTGGCAGAGTTGCGCAGTGCCGGTTTCGCCATCTTCTGCTGGACGGTTCGGAGCGCCCGGGAAGAGGCGATCGCCCGCAGCGTTGCCCACAACATCACCTTTGAGGGGTATCCCGCCCGCCACCCAGCCCCCGACGCTTGA
- a CDS encoding RidA family protein, producing MSGGYEARLAEMGVSLPDAPAPAANYVPYVVSGNLVFVSGQISMADGAFITGKLGADMDVDAGAAAAKTCAIGLLAQVKAACGGDLDRLKRVVKLTGFVNSTADFGDQPKVVNGASDFLVEALGDAGRHSRSAVSAASLPFGVAVEIEGIFEIA from the coding sequence ATGAGCGGTGGATACGAGGCCCGACTGGCCGAAATGGGTGTAAGCCTGCCTGATGCGCCCGCGCCGGCGGCGAATTACGTGCCTTACGTTGTGTCGGGCAATCTGGTCTTCGTGTCGGGCCAGATCTCGATGGCCGATGGGGCCTTCATCACCGGCAAGCTGGGGGCGGATATGGATGTCGACGCCGGTGCCGCCGCGGCGAAAACCTGTGCCATCGGGTTGCTTGCGCAGGTCAAGGCGGCCTGTGGCGGCGATCTTGACCGGTTGAAGCGGGTGGTCAAGCTGACCGGCTTTGTCAATTCCACGGCGGACTTCGGCGATCAGCCCAAGGTGGTCAACGGCGCCTCGGACTTCCTGGTCGAGGCGCTGGGCGACGCGGGGCGCCATTCCCGCTCTGCCGTCAGTGCTGCGTCGCTGCCCTTTGGGGTGGCGGTGGAGATCGAGGGCATATTCGAAATCGCATGA